The Drosophila mauritiana strain mau12 chromosome 2R, ASM438214v1, whole genome shotgun sequence genome has a segment encoding these proteins:
- the LOC117135419 gene encoding uncharacterized protein LOC117135419 — MMTVLGSNKILVLLTFNLRSLKPFQLTCFTKSRTCLMTKTMMHLSARTLMKKEESFLLMSFLTNQLNGEVVGEQRKCTLAYPDDHVSSTIWSIQCMLKKFPSLRV; from the coding sequence ATGATGACTGTGCTCGGATCGAACAAGATTCTGGTACTTCTAACGTTCAACTTGAGAAGCTTAAAGCCGTTCCAGTTGACGTGTTTTACGAAATCCCGAACTTGTCTAATGACCAAGACGATGATGCACCTGTCGGCGAGAACCCTGATGAAGAAGGAGGAGAGCTTTCTTCTGATGAGCTTCCTAACGAACCAGCTGAATGGAGAAGTCGTGGGCGAGCAAAGAAAGTGTACACTGGCTTACCCGGACGACCACGTAAGCAGTACAATATGGTCAATACAATGTATGCTGAAGAAGTTCCCGTCCCTACGAGTGTGA